Proteins encoded in a region of the Paenibacillus wynnii genome:
- a CDS encoding carbohydrate ABC transporter permease has product MANTVVTEPRINNEKGSRKWSSNISISKYIAYLFLIFLCVIFAIPVIFGITTSFRSQTEVVSAGFRLLPVNWIFDNYVNILENTSTAPIMLWLRNSLYIATFHTLLVVVVISITGYGYSRMNFRGRDTLFFTLMGISFFPGVVNLIPSYKIIDALGWVNTSWAMIIPGLAGMGNIFLVRQFMNNIPKELDESARVDGASDFRIYFSIILALVKPVLIVCALFSFTGSWNDFLWPVIVYTDVDKMPVTAGLLLLQDIYGNYRMIGQLMGSAILAIIPTLLLFLFAQKYFVQSINLNSGIKG; this is encoded by the coding sequence ATGGCGAACACAGTAGTGACTGAACCAAGAATCAACAATGAAAAAGGTTCAAGAAAATGGTCCTCGAATATAAGTATATCGAAATATATAGCTTATCTATTTTTGATTTTCCTTTGTGTGATTTTCGCAATTCCTGTTATCTTCGGCATTACCACATCCTTTAGATCTCAAACAGAGGTTGTTTCCGCGGGGTTTAGGCTTTTACCAGTGAACTGGATATTTGATAACTATGTTAATATCTTGGAAAATACATCGACAGCACCTATCATGCTCTGGTTGAGAAACTCTCTTTATATAGCCACCTTCCATACGCTTTTAGTTGTAGTTGTAATTTCGATTACCGGCTATGGGTATTCTCGTATGAATTTTAGAGGAAGAGACACCTTGTTCTTTACTTTGATGGGAATTTCCTTCTTCCCTGGTGTTGTGAACTTAATCCCTTCTTATAAAATTATTGATGCTTTAGGATGGGTAAACACATCTTGGGCAATGATTATTCCTGGTTTGGCAGGCATGGGCAATATTTTCTTGGTTCGACAATTCATGAACAACATACCTAAAGAGCTGGATGAATCTGCTCGTGTAGACGGCGCCAGTGACTTTAGAATTTATTTCTCTATTATATTAGCGCTCGTAAAACCGGTATTAATCGTATGTGCACTATTTTCCTTTACCGGATCGTGGAACGATTTCCTCTGGCCTGTCATCGTATATACAGATGTAGATAAAATGCCAGTAACAGCCGGTCTGCTTTTATTGCAGGATATTTACGGAAACTACCGGATGATTGGACAATTGATGGGTTCCGCGATATTAGCCATTATTCCAACCTTGCTGCTGTTCTTATTTGCACAGAAATATTTTGTGCAGTCCATTAATTTGAAC
- a CDS encoding carbohydrate ABC transporter permease, translating into MKKKLNLAPVFFVGPHLILFAVFIFLPTLYGIYASFTKWNLMSDPVWVGLDNYRTILFDTESTFHTQFNNGLRNTLVFVALSVPLLIVIPLMVAVALEHKKVKMKTLIQSILYIPGLISISAAALIWSLMFNKQLGITGNVFGSDTAWAAHQPYAWIIIIVLTVWGGVGGNMIIYRASISGVGQDLYEAAEMDGAGSIRKFFSITLPSIRFPLIFTFVMTTAGAFNVFGQPLMMTDGGPQQSTHVLMMYIRQLAFGNGESIAGMASAMAVLLGLVILVISALQYYVMNRNAT; encoded by the coding sequence ATGAAAAAGAAGTTGAATTTAGCGCCGGTTTTCTTTGTAGGTCCGCATCTTATTTTATTTGCCGTTTTTATTTTTTTACCAACGCTTTACGGTATCTATGCTTCATTCACCAAATGGAATCTAATGAGCGATCCGGTTTGGGTAGGCCTTGATAACTATAGAACCATTCTTTTTGATACGGAATCGACTTTTCATACTCAATTTAATAATGGACTGAGAAATACGCTGGTCTTCGTCGCTCTTAGCGTGCCTTTATTGATTGTGATTCCTCTAATGGTCGCTGTTGCTCTGGAGCATAAAAAAGTAAAAATGAAAACACTGATCCAATCTATTCTTTATATTCCAGGCCTGATTTCCATCTCGGCAGCAGCTCTGATCTGGTCCCTGATGTTCAACAAGCAGCTCGGAATCACTGGAAATGTATTTGGATCAGATACGGCTTGGGCAGCGCACCAACCTTATGCTTGGATAATCATTATTGTACTGACCGTATGGGGTGGTGTTGGAGGCAATATGATTATTTATCGAGCTTCCATAAGCGGTGTGGGACAAGACTTGTATGAAGCCGCAGAAATGGATGGAGCCGGTTCTATTCGTAAATTCTTTAGTATTACCCTGCCATCTATTCGTTTTCCATTAATCTTTACCTTTGTCATGACGACAGCTGGTGCTTTCAATGTCTTTGGCCAACCTTTAATGATGACCGATGGCGGCCCGCAGCAGAGTACACATGTATTAATGATGTATATTCGTCAATTAGCCTTCGGTAACGGGGAATCTATTGCCGGAATGGCATCCGCGATGGCGGTGTTACTGGGACTGGTTATTTTGGTAATCTCAGCCCTGCAGTATTATGTCATGAACCGAAATGCAACCTAG
- a CDS encoding extracellular solute-binding protein translates to MKKKWGLTALILVFMVSGVLAGCGDKGKNTVTFWTPLTGDDGAYMDQLVKDYNATNPDIKVKHVITADMYTKISTVMNSGKGVPDLSIIHADRVPGFVKQDMLEPITNVTAAQPEIKEENYLPQAWSTGNIGGTQYTVPLDIHANVMYYNKDLLKKYNAESFLDDNVVTVDEMLSLKGKLDEGDYVVNDALLGWVILAQIQNLGGDIQENGKPAVNTPVFKKAFESVKQINDAGLMTPFGEDGYLMFQSQHVLFSTDGTWSSTAHAGVEGLNFGITNVYSTNADKFTNRSSSHLFSMLKNKDRTDEKEAAIGSFLEFIRQNSIEWAKAGQIVASKKVNESPEYKNYIQSFFTSSEEEIKSLFIYTYEYYPYIAEAVDTYCGDIVRGNVDIDETLQTMQKFVEDKIAESSGGAK, encoded by the coding sequence TTGAAAAAAAAGTGGGGTCTTACAGCTTTAATTCTCGTTTTTATGGTATCAGGGGTATTGGCAGGTTGTGGAGACAAAGGTAAGAATACAGTTACGTTTTGGACACCATTAACCGGTGATGATGGTGCGTATATGGATCAGCTTGTAAAAGACTACAATGCAACGAACCCGGACATTAAAGTAAAGCATGTAATTACAGCTGATATGTATACAAAGATTTCTACCGTTATGAACTCGGGTAAAGGTGTACCTGACTTATCAATTATCCATGCAGACCGTGTTCCGGGATTTGTGAAGCAAGACATGTTAGAGCCAATAACCAATGTAACAGCAGCACAGCCTGAAATAAAAGAAGAGAATTACTTGCCGCAAGCCTGGTCCACAGGCAACATAGGCGGCACTCAATATACAGTTCCCCTAGATATTCATGCTAACGTTATGTATTACAATAAAGACTTGCTTAAGAAATATAATGCAGAATCCTTCCTGGATGATAATGTAGTAACCGTTGATGAAATGCTCTCTTTAAAAGGCAAGCTAGATGAAGGTGACTATGTAGTTAATGATGCGCTATTGGGTTGGGTGATTTTGGCTCAAATCCAAAACTTGGGTGGAGACATTCAAGAAAACGGCAAGCCTGCTGTGAATACACCCGTATTCAAAAAAGCATTTGAAAGCGTAAAACAAATTAATGATGCAGGATTGATGACACCGTTTGGTGAAGATGGCTACTTGATGTTCCAATCTCAACATGTTCTATTCTCGACAGACGGTACTTGGAGCTCTACAGCCCATGCTGGAGTGGAAGGATTGAATTTCGGAATTACAAATGTCTACTCCACCAACGCTGATAAATTTACGAACAGATCTTCTTCGCACTTGTTCTCCATGCTGAAGAATAAAGATAGAACTGATGAGAAAGAAGCCGCTATTGGTAGCTTCCTTGAATTCATCCGCCAGAACTCTATTGAATGGGCGAAAGCAGGACAAATCGTAGCCAGTAAAAAAGTTAACGAAAGTCCGGAATATAAAAACTACATTCAATCCTTCTTTACTTCTAGTGAAGAAGAAATTAAATCGCTGTTCATTTACACTTATGAATACTATCCATACATCGCAGAAGCTGTAGATACCTACTGTGGGGATATCGTTCGGGGTAATGTGGATATTGATGAAACACTGCAGACCATGCAAAAATTCGTAGAAGATAAAATCGCTGAGAGCAGCGGTGGAGCTAAATAA
- a CDS encoding ArsR/SmtB family transcription factor, translating to MQLAIDQSSLVVYEALASEVRIKIIQLLSKNKMNIKDLAEQLGLSSPIVIKHIQKLEDAGIIKTEKIPGKSGLQKISVLRVDHIEIKFPKKIFHSFASYETSVPIGHYTDYDLKPTCGLATEKEFIGRVDEPKYFMDSKRVDAEILWFTQGFVQYNIANFLKNEEKLQQFEISLELSSEFPFSNDVWPSDITFSLNGLELGTWRSPGDFADTRGKFTPKWWPINVNQYGLLKTIRITSHGTYIDGDPLSNVTIEDLDSACDRWTFRIEVKEDAEHVGGATIFGKKFGNHDQDIMFKLYYL from the coding sequence ATGCAGCTGGCAATAGATCAATCCTCACTCGTTGTGTACGAGGCACTGGCAAGTGAAGTTCGAATAAAAATCATCCAATTACTCTCCAAAAATAAAATGAACATTAAGGACCTTGCAGAACAGCTTGGATTAAGCAGCCCTATAGTGATTAAGCATATTCAAAAACTGGAGGATGCGGGAATCATTAAAACCGAGAAAATCCCTGGAAAATCGGGGCTCCAAAAAATATCGGTATTAAGAGTAGATCATATTGAAATCAAATTCCCCAAAAAAATCTTCCATTCCTTTGCCTCTTATGAGACATCGGTACCTATCGGCCACTATACGGATTATGATCTAAAGCCAACCTGCGGGCTCGCAACGGAGAAAGAATTCATCGGTAGGGTAGATGAACCAAAATATTTTATGGATTCCAAGAGAGTAGATGCGGAAATTTTATGGTTTACCCAAGGCTTCGTCCAATATAATATTGCCAACTTTCTGAAAAACGAGGAGAAACTGCAGCAATTCGAAATTAGCCTGGAGCTATCTTCTGAATTCCCCTTCTCCAATGATGTGTGGCCTTCCGACATCACTTTTTCTCTGAACGGTTTGGAACTCGGAACGTGGCGAAGTCCAGGGGACTTTGCAGACACTAGAGGGAAGTTCACACCTAAATGGTGGCCAATCAATGTCAACCAATACGGATTACTTAAGACCATTAGAATTACCAGCCATGGAACCTACATTGATGGAGATCCCTTGTCCAACGTTACAATCGAGGATCTGGATTCAGCTTGTGACAGATGGACCTTTCGAATCGAAGTGAAAGAGGATGCGGAACACGTGGGAGGAGCAACGATTTTCGGAAAAAAATTCGGGAATCATGATCAGGACATCATGTTTAAATTATACTATCTATAA
- a CDS encoding amidase family protein, which yields MSFEIVEATITDIQAALDAGEITSKQLVLMYLERIADHDKNGLTINSVLEINPDALFIAESLDVERTLRGARGPMHGIPVLLKDNINTGDKMHTSAGSLALADSFALEDAFIVTKLREAGAIIMGKANMTEFANFMTNGMPSGYSSRGGQVLNPYNISSPTGGSSAGSAVAVACNFCTVSVGTETSGSILNPGNLGSVIGIKPTVGLLSRSGILPLSNTQDTAGPMARTVTDAVLMLNAMLGRDDSDAAMGSNYGRIHEDYTDFLDKDGLQGVRIGIPRDYYFEELTEEQLALFNASVELMSEMGATIVDPADIRTAREISYSSVVLNEFKTSLNAYLSRLGPGAPIRTLKQIIDYNHAHPIETLKYGQITLIEAEYTTSGTFTEPHYIRDRATDLKLCKEEGIDAVMKEHQLDALLFPADFGARITSRAGYPSIVVPSGYTGVGAPFGVTFSAKAYQEPQLIKMAYAFEQASKVRKPPSLRSFI from the coding sequence ATGAGCTTTGAAATCGTTGAGGCCACCATTACGGACATTCAAGCTGCTTTGGATGCCGGAGAAATTACGTCGAAGCAATTAGTGCTTATGTATCTTGAACGCATAGCGGATCATGACAAAAATGGCCTTACGATTAACTCCGTACTGGAGATCAACCCTGATGCGTTATTTATTGCAGAATCTCTGGATGTAGAACGAACGTTACGCGGAGCCCGAGGTCCAATGCACGGCATCCCGGTCTTATTAAAAGACAACATCAATACAGGTGATAAAATGCATACGAGTGCAGGATCCTTGGCCTTGGCGGATTCTTTTGCCTTAGAAGATGCATTTATTGTAACGAAGCTACGGGAAGCCGGGGCTATCATTATGGGAAAAGCAAATATGACCGAGTTCGCCAACTTTATGACCAACGGTATGCCTTCGGGTTACAGCTCCCGCGGCGGTCAGGTGCTGAACCCATACAACATATCCTCCCCCACCGGCGGCTCAAGCGCGGGTTCCGCAGTGGCAGTAGCCTGCAATTTCTGCACGGTGTCTGTGGGAACCGAAACGTCCGGCTCGATTCTGAACCCCGGGAACTTGGGCTCTGTCATCGGTATCAAACCTACTGTGGGACTCTTAAGCCGTTCTGGTATTCTACCCCTCTCCAATACACAAGACACAGCGGGTCCTATGGCTAGAACTGTTACGGATGCTGTGCTGATGCTAAATGCCATGCTCGGGAGAGATGATAGTGACGCTGCGATGGGGTCAAACTACGGCAGGATTCATGAGGATTACACGGATTTTCTCGATAAGGACGGACTGCAAGGGGTACGAATCGGTATTCCGCGCGATTATTATTTCGAGGAATTGACGGAGGAACAGCTAGCTCTCTTCAACGCTTCTGTTGAGCTTATGAGCGAGATGGGCGCAACCATTGTAGATCCTGCCGATATTAGAACAGCACGGGAAATCAGCTATTCCTCAGTCGTCTTGAACGAGTTCAAAACTTCCTTGAATGCGTATCTGTCCCGTTTGGGACCGGGTGCTCCAATAAGAACCTTGAAGCAAATCATAGATTATAACCACGCTCATCCCATAGAAACCTTAAAATACGGTCAGATAACGCTGATTGAGGCTGAATATACTACCTCCGGTACATTTACCGAACCGCATTACATTCGTGACCGAGCTACCGACCTGAAGTTATGCAAGGAAGAAGGCATAGATGCCGTTATGAAAGAGCATCAGTTGGATGCACTGCTTTTCCCGGCAGACTTCGGTGCCAGAATCACTTCCAGAGCAGGATATCCATCCATTGTCGTACCTTCCGGTTATACAGGGGTAGGTGCCCCTTTCGGTGTAACCTTCTCGGCTAAGGCATACCAAGAACCGCAACTCATTAAGATGGCCTATGCGTTTGAACAAGCCTCCAAGGTACGAAAACCGCCATCATTGCGCAGCTTTATTTAA
- a CDS encoding DUF1273 domain-containing protein, which yields MKTLLVTGYRAHELGIFDNKHPGIPYIKKVLAARIAPFVEEGVEWIITPGQYGVDLWACEVVIELKRQYPDLKLGIITAHASPEEKWKEDKQDQYRRIVAGADYYGAVSNAPYDGPWQFRARDDLLFRKSDGILLFYDEDAAEGSPKFFKERALKLHEDSDYGLFLIHSEEIQNIADEENQRGYD from the coding sequence ATGAAAACCTTACTGGTCACAGGCTACCGTGCCCATGAGCTCGGAATTTTTGACAACAAGCACCCGGGAATTCCATATATCAAAAAAGTGTTGGCCGCCCGAATAGCTCCGTTCGTTGAAGAAGGCGTAGAATGGATTATTACTCCCGGTCAATACGGTGTGGATTTGTGGGCTTGCGAGGTCGTCATTGAGCTGAAGCGCCAATATCCGGACCTGAAGTTGGGCATTATTACAGCTCATGCTTCACCGGAGGAAAAGTGGAAGGAAGATAAGCAGGACCAGTATCGGCGGATAGTAGCTGGTGCCGATTACTACGGGGCGGTCAGTAATGCTCCTTATGATGGCCCCTGGCAATTTCGGGCCAGAGATGATTTATTGTTCCGTAAAAGTGATGGAATTCTGCTCTTTTATGATGAAGATGCCGCGGAAGGAAGTCCTAAGTTTTTTAAGGAACGTGCTCTGAAGCTGCATGAGGACAGTGATTATGGGTTGTTTCTGATTCATTCGGAAGAAATTCAGAATATTGCGGATGAGGAGAACCAGCGGGGTTATGATTGA
- a CDS encoding winged helix-turn-helix transcriptional regulator — translation MKIPDISISACGYSQVLEIISNKWAGSVIYALEDGTLRYGEVKNRIEDISQKMLTQTLKQLERDGLVRREVKPSVPPIVEYSLTDLGETLIPCMRMLKGWALNHYSSVNKAREEYDRTN, via the coding sequence ATGAAAATACCGGATATTTCAATATCGGCTTGCGGTTACAGCCAGGTGCTTGAAATTATATCTAACAAGTGGGCCGGATCGGTCATTTATGCCTTAGAGGATGGAACCCTCCGGTATGGAGAGGTGAAGAATCGTATAGAAGATATTTCGCAGAAGATGCTAACCCAAACCTTAAAACAATTAGAACGGGATGGGCTGGTAAGAAGAGAGGTCAAACCATCCGTCCCACCCATCGTTGAATACTCATTGACAGATTTAGGAGAAACATTGATTCCCTGCATGAGGATGTTGAAGGGCTGGGCGTTGAATCATTATTCTTCAGTCAATAAGGCTAGAGAGGAATATGACCGGACAAATTAA
- a CDS encoding zinc-dependent alcohol dehydrogenase family protein: MKAYVIQGGFGIDHLIEVNRPVPTPGPGEVLLRMRAVALNSRDLGVIDGFYNPNLTVPLIPVSDGVGEVIAIGEDVSRFQIGDRACGIFTQSWTGGEPTQANWVTTLGSPLDGLLAEYVVLPEEGLIHVPGHLTDEEAATLPCAGVTAWHAIVEEGKVKAGDTVVVQGTGGFSLFALQFAKLQGAKVIVISSSDEKLERANLMGADYGINYKRNTDWDKAILNYTQGRGADHILDLGGASTLNRSISALKVGGQISIVGILSGASVEDFALVPAIMKKARLQAINVGSRAMFENMNLAVEQHNLRPVVDSIFTFDRATEALHHLAEGSYFGKICIVF; encoded by the coding sequence ATGAAAGCATATGTTATTCAAGGTGGCTTTGGCATAGATCACCTCATTGAAGTCAATCGTCCTGTTCCGACTCCAGGACCGGGTGAAGTTCTACTCCGTATGAGAGCCGTAGCTCTTAACTCACGTGATCTAGGAGTCATTGATGGGTTTTATAACCCCAATCTGACCGTTCCTCTTATTCCAGTGTCTGATGGAGTCGGTGAGGTTATTGCTATAGGAGAGGATGTCTCCAGGTTTCAAATAGGAGATAGGGCATGCGGAATCTTTACCCAAAGTTGGACGGGAGGTGAACCGACACAGGCCAATTGGGTGACTACACTAGGAAGTCCGCTTGATGGACTGCTTGCTGAATATGTCGTTCTGCCGGAGGAAGGACTCATTCATGTCCCCGGACATTTGACCGATGAAGAAGCCGCTACGCTGCCCTGTGCCGGGGTAACAGCCTGGCATGCCATCGTGGAAGAAGGAAAGGTGAAAGCGGGGGATACGGTAGTTGTTCAAGGAACGGGTGGCTTTTCCTTATTCGCTCTACAATTCGCCAAGCTCCAAGGAGCTAAGGTAATTGTGATCTCAAGCAGTGATGAGAAGCTAGAACGCGCCAATTTGATGGGTGCTGATTACGGTATTAACTATAAGCGAAATACAGATTGGGATAAAGCCATTCTCAATTACACCCAAGGACGGGGAGCTGATCATATCTTAGACCTAGGTGGCGCGTCTACACTAAATCGCTCGATCTCCGCGTTGAAGGTAGGCGGACAGATTAGCATCGTCGGTATTCTTTCAGGTGCCAGCGTAGAAGACTTTGCTCTTGTTCCCGCCATCATGAAGAAAGCACGTCTTCAAGCGATTAATGTTGGCAGCCGTGCTATGTTTGAGAACATGAACCTCGCGGTCGAGCAGCACAACCTACGTCCTGTAGTAGATAGTATATTCACTTTTGACCGAGCCACAGAGGCTTTGCATCATTTAGCTGAGGGTTCATATTTTGGAAAGATATGCATTGTATTTTAA
- a CDS encoding SDR family NAD(P)-dependent oxidoreductase: MIILITGASQGLGLETVRAAVERGHQVIAGIRSPVKDNEQLRELQNTFEGKLTVIQLDVNDEEAIRKAKDAVEKQHGSIDAIINNAGILLARECSIEELDFADVEQSMLTNLYGPMKVVKHFLPLLRLSASPCIINISSEAGSFSGAYGKDYPYALSKSGLTYFSAQLRKALTPEGFVVYSVHPGWIRTSMGGEQATGDPKDPALGLVQLAEREVLPAQESWMINHKGEPMSF; encoded by the coding sequence ATGATCATACTTATAACTGGAGCCAGCCAAGGTCTAGGTCTGGAAACGGTACGAGCGGCTGTTGAACGTGGTCATCAAGTTATTGCAGGAATTCGCAGCCCAGTCAAAGATAACGAACAGCTTAGGGAATTGCAAAATACTTTCGAAGGCAAGCTCACAGTTATACAGCTAGATGTCAATGATGAGGAGGCCATAAGAAAAGCGAAGGACGCGGTTGAGAAACAGCATGGTAGTATTGACGCTATTATTAATAACGCAGGCATCCTCCTTGCGCGGGAGTGTTCAATAGAAGAGCTGGATTTTGCAGATGTGGAACAATCGATGCTAACCAACCTGTATGGACCGATGAAAGTCGTTAAGCACTTCTTACCCCTGCTGCGCCTAAGCGCTTCTCCTTGTATTATCAATATCAGTTCTGAAGCAGGAAGTTTCAGCGGGGCTTATGGCAAGGACTATCCGTATGCGTTATCAAAAAGCGGCCTGACCTATTTCTCAGCTCAATTGCGGAAAGCGCTTACCCCTGAAGGATTTGTTGTGTATTCAGTTCATCCCGGCTGGATTCGAACGTCTATGGGCGGGGAACAAGCTACTGGCGATCCCAAGGATCCAGCTTTGGGGCTGGTTCAACTTGCTGAGAGAGAAGTTCTACCTGCACAAGAGTCTTGGATGATCAATCATAAAGGGGAGCCGATGTCTTTCTAA
- a CDS encoding VOC family protein produces MDKNILGTQIVTQIGIIVNDIEKVSQSYADFFGIEKPEWFWTDTVDVAQTEFNGESSIARSKLAFIDGGQLQIELIEPDHNPSTWREFLDEKGEGVHHIAFGIKGMKEKIELLNRNKMPLIQKGEYTGGRYAYMDSFDELKVLIELLENDN; encoded by the coding sequence ATGGACAAAAATATATTGGGTACCCAAATCGTTACACAGATCGGAATTATCGTTAACGACATCGAGAAAGTATCGCAAAGCTACGCTGATTTCTTTGGTATTGAGAAGCCGGAATGGTTCTGGACGGATACGGTGGATGTTGCCCAGACTGAATTTAACGGGGAATCATCCATCGCACGTTCCAAGTTAGCTTTTATAGATGGTGGACAATTACAGATTGAATTAATTGAACCCGACCATAACCCTTCGACTTGGCGCGAGTTTCTGGATGAGAAGGGTGAAGGCGTTCACCATATAGCTTTTGGAATTAAAGGAATGAAAGAAAAGATTGAACTGCTGAACCGCAACAAGATGCCATTAATTCAAAAAGGGGAGTACACAGGAGGACGATATGCCTACATGGATTCCTTTGATGAATTGAAAGTGCTCATTGAACTGCTGGAGAATGATAACTAA
- a CDS encoding beta-galactosidase, which produces MINDKLPKIWYGGDYNPEQWEASDWVEDERMFKLAGIDVATINVFSWALIQPAEDTYDFSGLDAMMDRLYKNGTYVCLATATGAHPAWMAHRYPEVTRVDVQGRKRKFGGRHNSNPNSPVYRKYAALLAGKLAERYKDHPALVAWHISNEYGGYDYSEQSAAAFRVWLQERYGTLEALNKAWNTRFWGHTFYDWEEIVVPNELSEEWNGNRTNFQGISLDYRRFMSYSLLECYKIEYEAIKEHSKDIPVTTNLMGFYPELDYFEWAKHMDVISWDNYPSLDTPVSHTAMTHDLMRGLKNGQPFMLMEQTPSQQNWQPYNTLKRPGVMRLWSYQAVARGADTVLFFQLRRSIGACEKYHGAVIEHVGHENTRVFRECAELGRELEQLGDQLLDARSEAEIGIIYDWENRWALDLSSGPSVALDYVNEVHKYYDALYQQNIEADMIGVEENLSKYKVVIAPVLYMVKPGFAQKVEAFVQAGGTFITTYFSGIVNENDLVTVGGYPGELRKVLGIWAEEIDALLPGMSNQIVMNKEWGGLSGTYTCDLLCDLIHSEGAEVLGQYGSDFYKGMPALTVNSFGEGKAYYVATSPEAGFLQGFLANVCAENDIKPLVQAPEGIESVQRVKDGVSYLFLLNHTEADLSAEIGSAQRMDLLTGKTVSGSAVVPSRGVLILKGEK; this is translated from the coding sequence TTGATCAACGATAAATTGCCGAAGATTTGGTATGGTGGAGATTACAATCCTGAACAGTGGGAAGCTTCGGACTGGGTAGAAGATGAGCGTATGTTCAAGCTGGCAGGGATTGATGTTGCCACAATCAATGTATTTTCCTGGGCATTGATTCAGCCTGCTGAGGACACTTATGATTTCTCAGGACTTGATGCAATGATGGATAGATTATATAAGAACGGTACCTATGTGTGTCTGGCTACAGCAACAGGTGCACATCCGGCTTGGATGGCGCATCGCTATCCTGAAGTCACACGGGTAGATGTACAAGGCAGAAAACGTAAATTTGGCGGACGCCACAACTCTAATCCGAACAGCCCGGTTTACCGCAAATATGCGGCACTGCTGGCTGGTAAACTGGCTGAGCGCTATAAGGATCATCCGGCGTTGGTAGCTTGGCATATCTCTAACGAATATGGTGGATATGACTATTCCGAACAATCCGCAGCCGCCTTCCGCGTATGGCTACAGGAACGTTATGGCACACTCGAAGCCCTGAATAAAGCATGGAATACCCGCTTCTGGGGTCACACCTTTTACGATTGGGAAGAAATCGTTGTACCCAATGAGCTGAGTGAAGAATGGAACGGAAATCGTACCAACTTCCAAGGGATCTCACTGGATTACCGTAGATTCATGTCGTACAGCCTGTTGGAATGCTACAAGATTGAATATGAAGCCATCAAGGAACACAGCAAAGACATTCCGGTTACAACTAATCTAATGGGCTTTTATCCGGAGCTGGATTATTTCGAATGGGCCAAGCATATGGATGTTATCTCTTGGGACAACTACCCTTCATTGGATACACCGGTTAGCCATACCGCAATGACCCATGATTTGATGCGTGGACTCAAGAACGGCCAGCCGTTCATGCTGATGGAGCAAACCCCAAGCCAGCAAAACTGGCAGCCGTACAACACCTTGAAGCGTCCGGGCGTTATGCGTTTGTGGAGCTATCAGGCTGTGGCACGGGGTGCAGATACGGTGTTGTTCTTCCAGCTCCGCCGTTCCATTGGTGCCTGCGAGAAGTACCACGGTGCTGTTATCGAGCATGTGGGTCATGAGAACACACGCGTGTTCCGTGAATGTGCAGAACTGGGCAGAGAATTGGAGCAGCTTGGAGATCAATTGCTGGATGCCCGTAGTGAGGCTGAGATTGGGATTATCTACGATTGGGAGAACCGTTGGGCGCTTGATCTTTCGAGCGGACCGTCGGTAGCCTTGGATTATGTTAATGAAGTGCATAAATATTATGACGCATTGTATCAACAGAATATTGAAGCTGACATGATCGGTGTTGAAGAGAATCTCTCTAAATACAAGGTTGTCATTGCACCTGTGTTATACATGGTTAAACCGGGTTTTGCTCAGAAGGTAGAAGCTTTTGTTCAGGCCGGGGGCACCTTTATTACGACCTATTTCAGCGGTATCGTCAATGAGAATGATCTAGTGACTGTAGGCGGTTATCCGGGGGAATTGCGGAAGGTGTTGGGAATTTGGGCGGAAGAAATTGACGCGCTGCTGCCGGGTATGAGCAATCAAATCGTGATGAACAAGGAGTGGGGCGGACTGAGCGGTACTTACACATGTGATCTGCTCTGCGATTTGATTCATTCCGAGGGTGCAGAAGTACTGGGTCAGTACGGTTCTGATTTCTACAAAGGTATGCCTGCACTCACGGTCAACTCTTTCGGTGAAGGTAAAGCTTATTATGTTGCCACAAGTCCGGAGGCGGGTTTCCTGCAGGGCTTCCTAGCCAACGTGTGCGCTGAGAATGATATTAAGCCCCTAGTCCAAGCACCTGAGGGTATCGAATCCGTTCAACGTGTAAAAGACGGGGTCTCCTATTTGTTCCTGTTGAATCACACCGAAGCAGATCTTAGCGCCGAAATTGGTTCTGCTCAGCGTATGGATTTATTAACTGGCAAGACGGTAAGTGGTTCAGCCGTTGTTCCTAGCCGTGGCGTATTGATTCTAAAGGGTGAAAAGTAA